Genomic DNA from Channa argus isolate prfri chromosome 10, Channa argus male v1.0, whole genome shotgun sequence:
CCCCAGCTCTGAGATCCAGCCCCTCCCATCTAAGAACCGGACCTGAGCTACGATCATCCAGGGGACCAGTTGGTTTGGATCCAAATCCGGGATCCAAACCGGAAAgtggacactctcaggtataGACAAGTGTGCTGTAGTCACAGTCtgacagacaaaatgtttgAGCTCTACCTCCTCTGTCGCACTGTCAGCTGGTTTATCCTGACACCTACCTGAGCTCAAACAACCAGAGCTGAAAAAGGCACTTAACTAATTGTTGGTGTCGCCTCATGGTACAACACATTACAACACAAAAACGACAGACAAAAGGTGCCTATGGCTCTGACTAACATTCACAGATGTTCCACACCTGATGGAAACAACTTGTTGGTAGTTTACAAATTTTTGTAGGAAGACAAAGCGTAATTTTCATGTTAAAGTGGATACCGTGCTAtactttgtgtatatatattcaGAAAGTCCTGCAGTGTCATCAGATTGTCCCTTTaacccaaaaaacaacaaaaatgcaaaagaagAATTAAAATAACAGATTAAACAgcaagtgtgtgtttcacatGATTTTGTTAATTATGCATGTGTAGATGATACGTACAGAGTATAAGTGACAGAGATGTAATGCCGATGTTTGCATGGGGAAAGAGAATTTGCTGGTCTGactcccctcctcctttcagggTGGAGCCTGGTGGAGAACGATAGTTGAGaccaggtctgaggaagtgtaagtgtgtttttaattagattGATAGAAACAATGCGGCAACATTCAACAATTTTCAAACTTTCAGtaaatgaacagatgatggatAATAACTGCAGCTGTCTGTGTCTCGTCTCCGTCAGATTTCTGTCAAGTCACaattgacacaaacacagtgggCAGAAGACTTGGACTGGACACATATCAatgagttacagaggaatcgGGTGGAGGGGACAAAGTGATGACTGCAGATTTGGAATGAACAAAATGTCATGGAGTTTGTTCTGCTCTGATGGTTATGGATACTCTGTGTGGCACAGCAACAGGAGAACACAAATCcctgcctcctcctctttcttatCCCCTGTCTctagagtagcagtgtatgtggactgctggctctctgtccttctacagagtcTTCTCGGATaacctgatccacctccacatcTTTAACACCACATTTACTGAGTCTCTGTATCCTGGGTTTTGGTTGGACTGGCCTACTTCTTGGGTGTCTCTCTGTTCTGTGGAGTAGCCTGCTGACTGCAGACCAGATAGTTGAGTCTGTAAAGACCCTTACACAGCGGTGTCTTTAGTGCCAAACAGTCAGATGATCCTTGCTTTAATGATGGATTCAGAGTTAAAGTCTCCTttaagacaaagacagaattaTTGACTGTCActttaagaattaaaaatgaacCTCAGATCAAAATCAGGTCAGTTCTCAGGTTTTTGTTCAGGCTTCttgatttaaaacacacaggACTGTTAGTCCCTTATTTTAGAAACAATCTCCATTTAACTCAAGAATTTTATCTTGTGACTTAGTCCCTTTTCCTGCTCTGCTTATGAAACCATAACAGACGagaataaaaactgttaacTTGGTGTTTATATTTATGTCTACGTTTAGGATCTGTttgatcacttttttttttaattggaaggTTGCAAACGCTTTCTCTTTAGAATAAATCAATAATgacaatattgttttaaaaatgagttcatagtatgaatttatttatttttttgtcctttcagcttatcccgtgagttcagggtcgccacagcggatcattgtcggCATGTTGATGTGGCACAGCTTTTAcgctccccaatttctactagGCTTGTGtgggcactgcacagctggggaacgGGAAAGGGCTCTAAAAGTCATGTAGCAACAGTTTCTTCAGTTTAACACATGATCATGGGTTTTTAACCAGATCCTGTTgataacaaaacataatataCAAGTACAAAAAATGAGCCCATAAAGCCAGAGTAATTCCCTGTGATTTTTAACTTTAGTGCTTCTTTTTAGCTCACATGAGCAGCATGTGACTGCAGGAAAAacaatacatatatttaaagaaacaaaaaccaacaaccaacctaatgaaaacatgaagcaaGAAACACACTGAGTATGAGTCTGAAGACCAGCTCAGTGTTGTTCATCTTTATCATGTGTCTAATTCcttttagtaaaatgtaaaatgaggTGAAACTGATCGTGGACTGTGATCCCTTCAGTCCTGATCTTTGGAGATGGTTCCTGACTTTTGGTTGTGagcttttgtttctgtcagcagatgtttgtttcctttattcTGTTAattttgcctgtgtttttttcacctgtgtttttttatttttcagaacaTTCACTACTGTTGTACTGACTGTGTCCAGTGCTTGTTTAATGTCTCTGGTTGCTTTCCCTCTTTTCACAGATTAGAAAATGGCTGCTTTTGTCCCTCAGACGCCTCTCCGATACAACAGATATAGTCTTCACAGGTAAAGCTATTTAtagtattattatattacagtattattataattgttattaaCAATTATTCTTAGAAGACAAACCTGAAAGGGGTTTCTCTTTCAAACTTAGCAATGCTTTTGCTCTATTCTTTGGTATTTAACGTATTGAGGTGTAAATaccattaaaaactaaaattctaAACTTTTATCCCAATATTgtccattttttaaatcttaaatctaaAGGTCTTCCATGTACAACCAGCCAAATGAAATGGCCTTGCAGTATCAATACTTTAACAAATACTGTTTGTTCTGTGGAAATTTATAATAATGTCAACTACAGAACAAGTCATAATAGTGAAGCAGCGAATCAGTAGTTTGACATAAGAACTAAACAATCATTTTGTCCTGCAATGACCTTTATGTCACAAAGCCACAAATCCGCATGGTTgacagaaacagcagctgtaaGTTGATATGGTTGTCTGTGAGTCTGACCACTAGAGGGCGACTACAGCCTTTAACATTCACCGATGTTATTGTGCGtctcagtttttttctgaatgaTTATACACGGACGTTAAAAACAGACGTTTTAATGAACGACTGTGAAACCACGAACACCTGTCAAGGCCTAAAGCAGGTGGGAGTTCCCCACCTTTACTTTACAATCaggttgtgattttttttactgttaccAGTTCACATTGAGACCTGTAAAACATCTTTCCATCTGCAGGTAAATGTAAGAACGGTTCTCTCTGGAATACTCTGCTGGAGAGTTATGAAGTAGAAAAGTATAAGTAAGTGTATTTTAGTAGAATGATTCCAGCGATGAGCGGTggtaaaacaaaatctgaatagCTGGACTGAGCATCTtgatattttactttgaaaagctATGAGCCACAGTGATTCATACcagctcttattttgaaatgggaaaCCAGAGCTCGCGTGTATTATCGCGGTGTTTTGATGGTTCTTGGGCAGAAAGTAGTGTAGCTGACTGGAGGGAAGGAGCAGGAACAAATTAGAAATCGGAGACACAGAccgggggaaaaaaagaagaagaaaacagcagcaggaggtaaagaagaagatgaagagttaaaaaagaaatgaagagtCTAAGCTGACTTTTTTCATTCTCACCGAGTCATACAGCTGTTGCAGCTGGCAATCAAGCCGGACCAAACCGAGTCAGGTGTGTTCAGGCTCCGCCCCTACAGGTACGCGCTCTGGTTTGCTTCTGAAACAAATATATGAAGGGGaatgtgtgtacttttactGCATGTTTCTGACAGTTCCATTTACTAAACAGATTAGTTTTAAAATCAATGTATTACTATAGTTAAATtagcagcagaggaagaagtACGGTTTTTTACTTCAATAAAAGTACCAGTACTGCACTGTAcaaatactccactacaagtaaaaaatctgcttttaaaaGGACTACAGTAAAAGTAAGTTAGTATTAACAGCTCCACATATCTAAATTATCACAGGAAAGGTTTTACCAGCGTCACAGTATCAGCAGTAAAAATTCATAAGTATTCTCAGCTTtatgtagctgtgtgtgtgtgtgtgtgtgtgtctgtgtgtgtgaatagctTACTGACCATAAGCAGCTTATCTAAAACAATGCAGAtttcatcacttcctgtcttgTTAAGCTGCAGATGTGTCTGTCAAAGCTTGGAAAAcagatgttatttttgtttctgtttccaaaCCTCCACAGTGTTCAAAAGGGCACTGGAGCAGCTGTCTGAACCTGTTTGATACACGCTCAGGTGAGGTAACACACCTGTGTAATAGCAGCCTGTTACATAAGTTATTAATGTGTTCAGATGAAAGTATTTCAGGTTACAGTATTTAGTCTATTAGTATTCTAGTAATAACAGTGTCAAATTCTGTGGCGGCAACAAAAGGACACAAGACATTACCATGTATATTAATTTATACTTATTTATGcattaatttattgtaattaaatCTGTCAATTTATCAATTTATTCTTTTGTAAATCTTGAGAAGTTTTCAAACCCTGTCTCATCCAATAGTGCTACATTAAATCCTGCTTCTTAAAGGTTGTTTGACcattttttattacagagaGAACTGCTTCTGTTCTTTTCTATCCAGCACTTTCTACTAAACATAAagctctgtttatttaaaaaaaaatgaacaaatgtaaatataagtaGCATTGATAGTTTTTAGCTATGACAGGTGTATGGCGACTGACAATTTCtattatgtattttctgtagatAAAAAAGCACTTCAACCTGAAAGACAAGAAGAATAGTCTCTAGGCCCTGAGTACTGTCTGCAGGTTTCTTTCAGACTGAATGGTTAAAATGAGCTTGCTGCCAATTACAGTATAAAGGACAGgtactttatttttctgtctgtgtggtaTTTGAACTTTGCTCTGGGACAAAATtttgtaaattagttttttttttttgtaatgagtGACTTCactgttttctccttgtttatTTCTCAAATCATCAGTTTATTAAGAAAATATTCGAATCAGCGGAAACAAACCAGTGAccagtgtctgtgtttgatcCTGTTCTTTTGTGAGGACCAtgattaggagtgggtgggggttGAGTGGGGGTGTTATGCTGCCCTTGATCGGAACCACTTCCTGTTGGTATGACTCATTACTAGGCATATAATTTCCTTTCAATGTTGAGAGTATTTGTTCAGTGTAAtgacagatggagaaaaactgcagtaaaacatCTGTTCATTTAAGGACATTTCGAGCTGAAGACGTCTCAGTGTTTTTActgacactgacagaaacattttctcCACTCAGTGTACTCAGATGTGACAATGTCCAGGAAGAAAAAGATCACGTACAgacctcagttttttttttggccctgGTTTTGTTCCAGTCTGTGAGGATTTCAGCGTCTGaactgaaaaaattaaattatgtttttgtgaaaactGGTGAAAAAAAGCCTGTGCTGCAGCAGTATTAATGAAACTGAACCAATAAACTGTCCAGTGTCCAACTCTTATAAGCTGTTTGATAAATTATCCTGCAGCTGCAGCCCGAGGTTTTACAGCTGAAACGTTTCCTCACAAACATCATCAAAGTTTCTTTTCCTCCgtcatcttcctcttttcttttcttagcAGGATGGATGGAAGCAGCTCAGCAGGAAATACCAGTTCTGCCTCGTCTGGCTTACTTCCTACCCACAGTGACAAGGAGGTGGGCCAGCACGGCCCAGAGTCAGTCAGTCTCTCCGGGTCCCAGAATGACCAGAGTCTAGCAGAAAACCAGCAGTTCCCAATGAAGAGTCCAGCAGGAATCCAAAGGACCGAAGAGGAAAAGCTGAAtctcaataaaaacacaaaccacagggaTCCTCTAACAGATAAACGCAAACCTTCTCCAAGACATGAATCCAAACTGGATCCACTAAAGCCAGTTCTTCTTCCATCAGAGCAACAACTGGGAAATACTGCTCggacagagaaacagaacacGCTGACAAATAAtctaaaaacagaacatttatcttcttcaaTACATGAAGCAAATccagataaaacaaaactagATCCACTTcccaaacagcaacaaaaagcagAGGATCCTTCAAAAGGTTCTCTGCTTCCAAAGGAGGCACATGATTCCAATAAACTAAAACCAGAGCAACTTTCTCCAACCAAACCAGGTCAACCAAAGCCAGATCCTCTTTGTACAGAACAGAAGAAACCCAAACATGAGCACCATCCAGGTCAGTCTGAGGAGCACCAAACCCAGAGGGGTCTCTGTCCCACAAACCAGAAACGCGACGAAGAGCCCCCTCCTTCCATGAAGGATTTAACTGTCCTCGGTTCAATATTCAGTAAACAGAACCAGAAGGAGCAAAACCAGTTGGATCCAGCACTGGAGAAATTCACTTTATCCACACCTGAGAGGCCCCAGGACCACCAAGATCCACCTCACCTGAACACACAGCAGACTCCTCATCATCCTCCTAAACACCAGCTGAACCACCAAATCCATCCGTCCACCATGGCTCCTCCAGCTCCACCTCCCACCATCGAGGTGTTCTGTGACCAGGTGTGGCCCTTCCCCCCAGGTTCTTCAGGTGAGCCCAAACTGTGCGGGTTCCTGATGAAGCAAGGGGGGCCCCTGAAGGCCTGGAAGCAGCGCTGGTTTACCTATGAGGAGAACAAGAACCAGCTCTTCTACTACCGCACGCCGCAGGATGTGACTCCACTGGGGTGGTTGGAGCTCAGTGGTGCCACCTTCACCTACCCACTGAGGGCAGAGAGGGGCACTTTCCACATCAGGACACCTGAACGCACCTTCATACTCAAGGTAAACCAGGACCTGGGCTGTCCCCACTAAAGAGCAGGTGGGGAGATTACCACATGTGTGTATAACTAAGCAACTGTCAGTTTTCCTCACTGAAACTGGGAAAAGCTGATGGGCTGAATTCAAGGCTTTATAGGCACCAGCCAGAGAACTGGCTCAACTGCTGTTTGTCTCCATCAGCCAATCAACAGTCAGCTTCTGTGCATTATTGCTCACAGTGACAAAGTGTAATTGTCCAACAGGCCGTGACCCAGGAGCTGATGCTCTattggctgcagcagctgcaggtcAAACGCTGGCAGCACCGGCAGACGTCCACCTGTCCCGACTcgaccaacagcagcagcaacacaggTGAGaaagagttgtgtttttatgatgtaaATGGTCTGGTAAATGTtctacacttatatagcgcttttctacctattggcactcaaagcgcttttcactgcttcttattcaaccattcgcactcacagtcACTGgtgatgggcgataccagtgATTTTAGATTCGATCCGATATcaagtaataccttggctaGTATCGCAATATCGATCCGATACAGATACcagagtgttatgttaattctgtcatttgatcacgatgaaacacaatcacgtgagcACTTACAGggaatgattaaaaacattaaaacgacagcaaaatcattgttcaaaCTATTgggatttttaacatttccattatttcaaataacctgagaataacattaacatatgacaacagcatgacacttcCTTTATAAGGTGAACAGCttatgtcacttgatatccatgactcgccctcatctacatgtatgtcttagATACTCATCTGTATTCCTATGtggtgcatcacaaataatgATGTAGAAGGATTGTAGATGTTGATGTAGAATgagcagaaaacatttgaatatgactgcagagaaaatataaataaataaacagaaaatatcgatattttaacttgagaatcgatatttaaaaattggctgTCAAGATcgaaatattgatttttttggtaTTGATCCGCCCATCACtaacaatcatacacacacaatcatataccgatggccaacactcaccgggagcaactaggttggggttcagtgtcttgctcaaggacacttcgacatgtgaccgtaGGAGGCGGGGATTTAACCAACAGTgacattggtggacaaccgctctaccttcctgcgccataGTCGCCCCGATGTCCACCTCTCACATGGTTTTCTTCACAGATTATTAACTGTTAAACTGTTACTGGTCTGGTGGTGGGTTTAACTGGTCTGACACCTGGTTAAGACAGTATAATGGTAGATTTCACTGGTTTGGTGTTTACCTGCTGACGTGCTGAGCTAAATCTAAACTTTCAGTTTTGTTGAGCTCTTTCACACTTTAAGGCCCAGTTTATTGTGTTGTGTCACCTTAGTGTGGCCTTGAtcactttctattttttttctcttgtttcttgCCTGGTCATGTTGAGGAAGTAGGAAGGTCCTGACGTAGCCTCCCTCACCAGCTCTCCTCCCAGTGAGAGTTGGGAAATGTGTCTTCCCGTAAAAGGAGTGGTTCAGGATAAAAACCACACCGGTTGACTCACCATTCTCTGACGGAATCATTCAGCCTGCTTCATTCCAGCTCTGTCACACAACAccaagttagaaaaaaaaaaatgaacgtGGACTAAAATCAGGCCTGACGGAGGGCAGCAGGAACTTCCTGCTGTTGGCAAAGATGAACCTTAACAGGgtttagtttttctgttgtAAACAGATCGGCATGTTTGATCAGTCAGACTGGTTAAAACATTTAGACCCCCCCAGTTTCCACTCAGAAGTCACTGTTGAACTGCGCGGTTAAATTCCAAACAGATAAAATGTTAGTGCCAGCTAACTCTGCAGTGCGCTGGCGCCAGCATCACAGAAAAGTTTGGACTGCTCCTTTAATATGGGTAATTGTGTTTAATGAGCAGGGTGGTGGAACAGGAAATAGGAAGGGCTGGGTTTCTGTTGCTCTTTGATGTTTCTCTGTGGAACTGATGATCATTTCCTGTTTAATGTCAGACACCATATGTTCATGTTACTGTTATACCAGGATCTCTGTCCGTAATTTTACCAGTACCTCTTTTTGTAATACTACCAGTATCTCATTTGGTTACTCTGTGAGTATCTATAACTCTAACTGTGTCAGTAGTTACACTAGCAGCTCAGATTTATTTGTATTGACTTTGAACACAATAGTGTGATGTTTGTACAAAGAACAGAATCAAACAGAAGCCGCTTCTCatatgtacaaatgtttttcatcagataaaagaaaaagtaattgtgtcaaattgaattttttttattcctgtgacagaacaaaaacctgttttttaaGACTGCACAGACTTTACACGGTTAAATACCTGAGTGTTGTGCTATTTGACAAAACCTCCGTGTTTTAAAGAGGTAATTATTACACTCATCCCCTACCAACGCCTTGGGGAAACCTGCTGATGTTCTCCAGCAGAAGTGAACACACACTTCATTCAGATAAAGAATTTGAAGAAGCCTTTAAATGTGACACGGACATGAACCATGATGTATCTAATCTTCACGTGCTCTTTGGGATGTTAATCAGCTGtttctctttcagttttttacCTTTGTGTCTTGACTTGTTCAGTGGCTTCAGGTTTCAGCTGGATGTTTTACAGCAGACACAGAATCCTTCCACAAGGAGGAGATTCAacttttttaatgacattttgataataataattattattattattatagaagAGGAAAgacaagagtgtaggactgacagtagggactttgaatgttgggacaaTTACAGAGAATGCTAGAGAAttggtggatatactgtgtgacCAGGAGACCAGATGGAAAAGTAGCAAGGCTCAAAgtttaggagcagggttcatgttgttttaccatgggtaggataggaagagaaatggagtatgagttatcctgaaagaggagtttgtgaggaacattctgaaggtgaaaagagtatcagacaggatTATCAGTGtaaagctggaaattgaaggcgtgatgttccgtgttgttagtggttatgccccacagataggatgtgagttagatgaagtaaTCAGAGCATCCCCAGgcgtgagagagtggtgattggtgcagatttcaacgGACATGTTGGTtaaaagaacaagttgatgagaaagacagaaggacagatggtggtagactttgcaaaaatattgaagtggctgtagtgaacactttcttcaagaagaggcaggaacatagggtgacatataagaccGGAGGTCTAgatgaagaccaaagaggacatttatagatgtagtgagagaggacatgaagttagctggtgagagaaaaggatgcagagaacagggttagatggaggcacatgattcgctgtcgagatccctgaaagggaaaaagaagattgttgttattattttacaaatgaaatgatCAGTCACTTTACCCtgcattataaataaataaataaaacaaagtcaaagatGACATTTAAAGTTATGATAATTACAAATAGATGATTTTAGATAgctatgaataaaaaaatgatgaaagtCTGTAATAGTCAGAATTAAAGTAGAAATTAGTAACAtagtaattaataaatatacattaatataaatgattatttaaaagGTGTCAGTGTGAGTAGTTTACATGCACGTATgccttttgtttatttataaaatatgttttatttcctgtttctgcagaAGACTTCCTGCCAGTGCTGAAGAGCCCTCTGGGTCTGGTGGGGGAGGGAGCGGCCAGTGTGTCATTGTCACAAACACTGTTCGCCAATGTGTCTATCAAACATCCGCTGATCGAGCTGCAGTGAGTGACCTCAGCCTCATGTTTCATAACCGCTCTGTTtatgtcagtgtgtctgtctgtgtcacagCTGTGACCTCATAAAGGGACAGAATCAGACTACATTTCCATTGAGACCAAGTGCTTCATAATAAAATGCTTGTTTGGTCTTTACTTGTACAGAAACTCCCTCCATAGTCGTAAGAGGCCATCTCAGGAGTGTCAGAGTGTGTTTCATCTCGAAGTTCCGCATGGGACACCCCCAAAATCGGGACAAACCAACAACACTAGCAGTATGTATTGTACGCAACTGAGGAACAGAAACTTGTTTAAGTTATGAAACGTGGAATGTTAATCAGTTCGCAGTCTTTTTTTCCATAGTTTAATTTTATTGGATACTCCTACCTTAACTCCACCTGTCCTATGTTGATCTCTCCAGCCCTCAGGACTCCCATTGAGCCTCCAACCCCATCCACTCCCCCTCCATCGGCCACTCCTGCAGGTCAGGTCACTCAGACGGGCGGAAGGGAGTCCCCATCGTTGCTGGACAGTTGGAGCAGGAAGACAAAGATTCGCAGCTCATTCACCATGCCGGTCCTCCGAGATGACTCTGCGTCCTGTGAGCGGACGTCCCGCCTGCAGCAGGAGAAGCAGATGCTGATGGAGGAGGTCAAAGCTCAGAAGGTGATCAGGCGCTGTGGTGGAGGAAAAGTATTTTCAAAACCACACTCTAGTCCAAATTtatagaaaataagaaaaatatttgtgttttttgtgtcttaCTGACGAGCTGCTTTGACATCAGTAATACTGATTTATGTCACTGCTGTGCCGTGTACAGGAGCTGGTGTGGATTCTGCACAAAGCTTTGGAGGCTGCTCAGCTGGAGAAGAGGACTTGTGCTGAGTTTTTGGCGGAAAAGGGTGAGCAGGAGCGTCTGGAGCTTTTGCGGCACCGCGAGCGTCAGGCGGTCGACCTGCGAGGCCGACTGGAGAAGGCGGAGGCGGAGGTGGAGGCCCTGAGGGGTAGTGTGGCTCAGAGAGATGCTCAGCTGTCTGAGCTGCAGGAGAAGGTCACGAAAATGATTGAAAAGAACAACGCTAAACAGGAGGTGAGGTCATACCTGTGAGGAACCACAGGTGAAATACGAAAACCTgcttatttactgtaatgtttcCCTCTGCGCCatagaaagacatttttatgatAAAGGAATAGTTCTGTATGTTTCCAGCTTGTTTGGAAAGAAACCTCAGTGAGATTTATGCATTTGGAAAAGACACCTCATGAGAACATTTCCCACTTTTTTTCTGAAGAAATGAGAGACACAGTCCCCAGCTCTCGTCCTGTCTAAACAGGCAATTTAAGGTTACCTGAGACTTTTCAGAATTAACAACCTGCTGCTTTCAGGATATATTTATTCTTCTGTATCCTGTTTGAAAGGTGCAGACTCCCATTTAACTAGTGCAGCCACTGAAGATTCACCTGAATCTCTCAGCTTTTTATCAAGACCAAACTGTTCGTTTAAACTGTGGCTCCAGTCAGTGTGATGGACTGAACTGGTTTGTGTTGTTTCCTCTCAGGTGATCATAAAGCTGTCTGATCAGGTGTCCGCCACCATGTCTGACCCACGACAGTCTGGATCGTCCTCCAGCAGTGGACTGAACTCTCAGACCTTCAGACAGTTTCAGCAGGAGATTGAGAACCTGAAGGTGAACTCACCTGAAGCCAGAGTGTGTGCACCGTCAGAATCAAGAGAACAGTTTGACAGGGTCTTTGGGTTTTACTTAGTCAGACAAAACCTGAAGagacaaacagcaacaacaacatttcagttttttaaccAGTGACAGGTATTTAATCCAGATTAGTTGTTACTCTCTCAAGctctgctttgtgtttctttcaggACGACATTGAGGCATATAATACCCAGAACAAGTTTCTGAACTCTGAGATTCATCAGCTGACCAAACTGTGGAGGAACAGCTCAGAACAGGAGAAGAACCTGATGGAGAAGGTCAGTGGAGTCTGAAACTTCACAGTGTATTCCTGTGACACAGAAGATGAACCCTGTTATCTTCATTTCTTTATGCTTCGtcctttctgtcattttctttttctgtggtgAGACCACCTTGTCGTTTGCTGTTCTGTAACTGTTTCCTGccctctgattggc
This window encodes:
- the tbc1d2 gene encoding TBC1 domain family member 2A isoform X1; amino-acid sequence: MAAFVPQTPLRYNRYSLHSRMDGSSSAGNTSSASSGLLPTHSDKEVGQHGPESVSLSGSQNDQSLAENQQFPMKSPAGIQRTEEEKLNLNKNTNHRDPLTDKRKPSPRHESKLDPLKPVLLPSEQQLGNTARTEKQNTLTNNLKTEHLSSSIHEANPDKTKLDPLPKQQQKAEDPSKGSLLPKEAHDSNKLKPEQLSPTKPGQPKPDPLCTEQKKPKHEHHPGQSEEHQTQRGLCPTNQKRDEEPPPSMKDLTVLGSIFSKQNQKEQNQLDPALEKFTLSTPERPQDHQDPPHLNTQQTPHHPPKHQLNHQIHPSTMAPPAPPPTIEVFCDQVWPFPPGSSGEPKLCGFLMKQGGPLKAWKQRWFTYEENKNQLFYYRTPQDVTPLGWLELSGATFTYPLRAERGTFHIRTPERTFILKAVTQELMLYWLQQLQVKRWQHRQTSTCPDSTNSSSNTEDFLPVLKSPLGLVGEGAASVSLSQTLFANVSIKHPLIELQNSLHSRKRPSQECQSVFHLEVPHGTPPKSGQTNNTSTLRTPIEPPTPSTPPPSATPAGQVTQTGGRESPSLLDSWSRKTKIRSSFTMPVLRDDSASCERTSRLQQEKQMLMEEVKAQKELVWILHKALEAAQLEKRTCAEFLAEKGEQERLELLRHRERQAVDLRGRLEKAEAEVEALRGSVAQRDAQLSELQEKVTKMIEKNNAKQEVIIKLSDQVSATMSDPRQSGSSSSSGLNSQTFRQFQQEIENLKVNSPEARDDIEAYNTQNKFLNSEIHQLTKLWRNSSEQEKNLMEKCAYLEATHCQVESRYLGVLRKLQETKSLDTAQRDAVQKLIEDALKGELKSVMRVNTTSGHDEYGFKIIPDYEVEDMKLLAKIQALEIRSHNLLHQEGVERPLLSRWAQYLAGRSDDALFASPELKALLRASVPQEYRQRVWRWTVRARTRTIRERHPQRYQQLSEKTRKSPHPASRQIELDLHRTLTTNQHFSSPSCPALQQLRRILLAFSWHSPGIGYCQGLNRLAAIALLILQSEEDAFWCLVAVVETIMPQDYYTKNLLASQVDQRVLKDFLAEKLPRLAAHFENHNIDVSLITFNWFLVVFVESLPSDILLPLWDAFLYEGTKVMFRYALALFKYKEEDFLKIHSSVEIYQYLRFFTKTVTDSRKLTNIAFCDMNPFPGRLIKNRRTFHLERLQAELRELEEQQKEFVTESVQRKDKELDGMVSEDDDDL
- the tbc1d2 gene encoding TBC1 domain family member 2A isoform X2, encoding MAAFVPQTPLRYNRYSLHSRMDGSSSAGNTSSASSGLLPTHSDKEVGQHGPESVSLSGSQNDQSLAENQQFPMKSPAGIQRTEEEKLNLNKNTNHRDPLTDKRKPSPRHESKLDPLKPVLLPSEQQLGNTARTEKQNTLTNNLKTEHLSSSIHEANPDKTKLDPLPKQQQKAEDPSKGSLLPKEAHDSNKLKPEQLSPTKPGQPKPDPLCTEQKKPKHEHHPGQSEEHQTQRGLCPTNQKRDEEPPPSMKDLTVLGSIFSKQNQKEQNQLDPALEKFTLSTPERPQDHQDPPHLNTQQTPHHPPKHQLNHQIHPSTMAPPAPPPTIEVFCDQVWPFPPGSSGEPKLCGFLMKQGGPLKAWKQRWFTYEENKNQLFYYRTPQDVTPLGWLELSGATFTYPLRAERGTFHIRTPERTFILKAVTQELMLYWLQQLQVKRWQHRQTSTCPDSTNSSSNTEDFLPVLKSPLGLVGEGAASVSLSQTLFANVSIKHPLIELQNSLHSRKRPSQECQSVFHLEVPHGTPPKSGQTNNTSTLRTPIEPPTPSTPPPSATPAGQVTQTGGRESPSLLDSWSRKTKIRSSFTMPVLRDDSASCERTSRLQQEKQMLMEEVKAQKELVWILHKALEAAQLEKRTCAEFLAEKGEQERLELLRHRERQAVDLRGRLEKAEAEVEALRGSVAQRDAQLSELQEKVTKMIEKNNAKQEVIIKLSDQVSATMSDPRQSGSSSSSGLNSQTFRQFQQEIENLKDDIEAYNTQNKFLNSEIHQLTKLWRNSSEQEKNLMEKCAYLEATHCQVESRYLGVLRKLQETKSLDTAQRDAVQKLIEDALKGELKSVMRVNTTSGHDEYGFKIIPDYEVEDMKLLAKIQALEIRSHNLLHQEGVERPLLSRWAQYLAGRSDDALFASPELKALLRASVPQEYRQRVWRWTVRARTRTIRERHPQRYQQLSEKTRKSPHPASRQIELDLHRTLTTNQHFSSPSCPALQQLRRILLAFSWHSPGIGYCQGLNRLAAIALLILQSEEDAFWCLVAVVETIMPQDYYTKNLLASQVDQRVLKDFLAEKLPRLAAHFENHNIDVSLITFNWFLVVFVESLPSDILLPLWDAFLYEGTKVMFRYALALFKYKEEDFLKIHSSVEIYQYLRFFTKTVTDSRKLTNIAFCDMNPFPGRLIKNRRTFHLERLQAELRELEEQQKEFVTESVQRKDKELDGMVSEDDDDL